In Terriglobus sp. TAA 43, a single window of DNA contains:
- a CDS encoding polyprenyl synthetase family protein, translating to MSLLPSATAKQVFDLVRDDLAAVEREFGKQSQSEVAVIQDIAEYLLAGGGKRIRPLLLLLAAKALGFQGESRIRMGAVVEMLHTATLVHDDIIDEAKTRRGKASTNTVWGESKCVLAGDWLYMQSFQTALEERNFHVLDLLIGLTQQMVEGELLQIQKLGHLINEEEYFDLIFRKTAMLFKVSMQLGAALSGASDEVEQQLGEYGRNLGLAFQIVDDVLDITGEESTIGKPAASDLREGKATLAVIHALERGTGAEREAIRTVLADRNFSRVKHATILEILTHHGSLEYAMDAARAYAEAARQSIVDLPAANSEAAKALRALQWVPGYVTDRDR from the coding sequence GTGAGTCTTCTCCCCAGTGCGACTGCCAAACAGGTCTTCGACCTCGTACGTGACGATCTTGCTGCCGTAGAGCGCGAGTTCGGCAAACAGTCACAGTCCGAAGTCGCTGTCATTCAAGACATTGCAGAATATCTGCTGGCAGGCGGTGGCAAACGCATCCGTCCGCTGCTGCTGTTGCTCGCGGCAAAGGCGCTCGGCTTCCAAGGCGAAAGCCGTATCCGCATGGGTGCCGTCGTCGAGATGCTGCACACCGCCACGCTGGTTCATGACGACATCATTGACGAAGCGAAGACGCGACGCGGCAAGGCCAGCACCAACACCGTGTGGGGCGAAAGCAAGTGCGTCCTCGCAGGCGACTGGTTGTACATGCAGTCGTTCCAGACGGCCCTGGAAGAGCGCAATTTCCACGTGCTGGATCTGCTCATCGGACTAACGCAGCAGATGGTCGAAGGCGAACTGCTACAGATTCAAAAGCTGGGTCACCTGATCAACGAAGAAGAGTACTTCGACCTGATCTTCCGCAAGACCGCGATGCTGTTCAAGGTCAGCATGCAGCTTGGCGCTGCCCTCTCCGGTGCCAGCGATGAAGTAGAACAACAGCTTGGTGAGTACGGCCGTAACCTCGGCCTTGCATTCCAGATTGTTGATGATGTGCTTGACATCACCGGCGAAGAGTCCACCATTGGCAAGCCTGCCGCCAGCGATCTGCGCGAAGGCAAAGCAACACTCGCCGTGATCCACGCGCTGGAACGTGGCACAGGCGCGGAACGCGAAGCCATCCGCACAGTGCTCGCCGACCGCAACTTCAGCCGCGTGAAGCACGCCACCATTCTGGAAATCCTGACGCACCACGGATCGCTGGAATACGCCATGGACGCAGCCCGCGCCTATGCGGAAGCAGCTCGTCAGTCCATCGTCGATCTACCTGCTGCAAACAGCGAAGCTGCCAAGGCGCTACGCGCACTGCAGTGGGTTCCCGGCTACGTGACCGACCGCGACCGCTAA
- a CDS encoding YajQ family cyclic di-GMP-binding protein — translation MAADNSFDVVSKVEVQEVKNAIDQATKEVNARFDLKNSKSTINLEGNDAIQLASQDEYTLKAVTEILSQKLVKRNVSLKNLEYEKIEPASNSSVRQKIKLKQGIEGDSAKKITAAVKDSKLKAQASIQGDTVRITSKDRDVLQQIIALLKGKDFGVELQFTNYRSN, via the coding sequence ATGGCAGCCGATAACAGTTTTGACGTCGTAAGCAAAGTCGAAGTGCAGGAAGTAAAGAACGCGATCGATCAGGCCACCAAGGAAGTCAACGCCCGCTTCGACCTGAAGAATTCAAAGTCCACCATCAACCTCGAAGGCAACGACGCCATCCAACTCGCCTCGCAGGATGAGTACACGTTGAAGGCCGTCACTGAGATCCTTTCGCAAAAACTCGTGAAGCGGAACGTGTCTCTGAAGAACCTAGAGTACGAGAAGATCGAACCAGCATCCAACTCCTCCGTCCGTCAGAAGATCAAGCTCAAGCAGGGCATCGAAGGCGACTCCGCGAAGAAGATCACCGCGGCCGTGAAAGACAGCAAGCTGAAGGCGCAGGCATCCATCCAGGGCGACACTGTCCGCATCACCAGCAAAGACCGTGACGTCCTGCAGCAGATCATTGCCCTGCTCAAGGGCAAGGACTTCGGCGTGGAGCTTCAGTTCACCAACTACCGCTCGAACTAA